From the genome of Psychrilyobacter atlanticus DSM 19335, one region includes:
- the gatA gene encoding Asp-tRNA(Asn)/Glu-tRNA(Gln) amidotransferase subunit GatA: MLYKHTATELSAMLKAKKITTVELINDIFDRIEKTESKLGSFTLLKKESALEEAKKVDEKIARGEELLPLEGIPIAIKDNMVSKGDLTTSASKILSNYEGIYDATVVKRLKDAGAIIIGKTNMDEFAMGSTTKSSYIKESKNPWDLERTPGGSSGGSASSVGGGQVPLSLGSDTGGSIRQPAAFCGLVGLKPTYGRVSRYGLMAFASSLDQIGPMGRSVEDVAALFNVIGGYDEMDATSMELEMPDFTMNLDGNVKGLKIGIPKEYFIDGLNPEIKKVTEEAIENFRKLGAEIVPISLPNTEFAPATYYIIAPAEASSNLARFDGVRYGYRASSYDGIEDMYIKTRSEGFGPEVKRRIMIGTYVLSAGYYDAYYKKAQKVRRLIKNDFEKAFNEVDVILTPATPGTSFKLTDKKTPVELYLEDIFTIPANLSGIPGLVIPAGKVDNLPVGVQLLGKAFDEATILKAGDAYEKAYTKMEIPEL; this comes from the coding sequence ATGTTATACAAACATACAGCAACAGAGCTAAGCGCTATGTTAAAAGCAAAAAAAATAACAACTGTAGAATTAATAAACGATATATTTGATAGGATTGAAAAAACAGAATCAAAACTTGGGAGTTTTACTCTGTTAAAAAAAGAAAGTGCTTTAGAAGAAGCGAAGAAAGTGGATGAAAAGATAGCTAGAGGGGAAGAATTATTACCATTAGAAGGTATTCCTATTGCCATAAAAGATAATATGGTATCTAAGGGAGATCTGACAACATCAGCGTCTAAGATCCTTTCAAATTATGAAGGGATCTATGATGCTACTGTAGTAAAGAGGTTAAAAGATGCAGGAGCAATAATAATAGGTAAAACTAATATGGATGAATTTGCAATGGGATCTACTACAAAATCATCTTACATAAAAGAAAGTAAAAATCCTTGGGATTTAGAGAGAACTCCAGGTGGATCTTCAGGTGGATCAGCTTCATCAGTTGGGGGAGGGCAAGTACCATTATCACTAGGGTCAGATACAGGTGGAAGTATAAGACAACCAGCTGCATTTTGTGGGTTAGTTGGATTGAAACCTACCTATGGAAGAGTATCTAGATATGGATTGATGGCTTTTGCTTCATCATTGGATCAAATAGGACCAATGGGTAGAAGTGTAGAAGACGTGGCAGCTTTATTTAATGTAATCGGTGGATATGATGAAATGGATGCTACATCTATGGAATTAGAGATGCCTGATTTTACAATGAATTTAGATGGTAATGTCAAAGGATTGAAGATAGGAATACCTAAGGAATACTTTATAGATGGATTAAACCCTGAGATAAAGAAGGTAACTGAAGAAGCTATTGAAAACTTTAGAAAATTAGGAGCAGAGATAGTACCGATCAGCTTACCTAATACAGAATTTGCTCCAGCAACTTATTATATAATTGCACCAGCAGAAGCTAGTTCAAACTTAGCTCGTTTTGACGGGGTAAGATATGGATATAGAGCCAGTAGTTATGATGGGATAGAAGATATGTACATCAAAACTAGAAGTGAAGGATTTGGTCCTGAAGTAAAGAGAAGGATTATGATAGGAACTTATGTACTTAGCGCTGGATATTATGATGCTTATTACAAAAAGGCTCAAAAAGTAAGAAGGCTCATTAAAAATGATTTTGAAAAGGCATTTAATGAGGTAGATGTAATTTTAACTCCTGCTACTCCTGGAACTTCTTTTAAATTAACGGATAAGAAAACACCTGTAGAGTTATATTTAGAGGATATATTCACAATTCCGGCAAACCTTTCTGGAATCCCAGGACTCGTTATTCCAGCAGGAAAGGTAGATAACCTTCCAGTAGGGGTACAGCTATTAGGAAAAGCCTTTGATGAGGCAACTATACTAAAAGCTGGAGATGCTTATGAAAAAGCATACACAAAAATGGAGATACCAGAGCTGTAA
- the gatB gene encoding Asp-tRNA(Asn)/Glu-tRNA(Gln) amidotransferase subunit GatB, with protein MAREWESVIGLEIHCQLDTKTKVWCGCSSDYDNSPENTHTCPICLGHPGALPKLNKKVLDYAIKAGFALNCDINKESKFDRKNYFYPDTPKNYQITQFDHPYAEGGHIDIKLSNGDDKRIGVTRIHIEEDAGKSIHAGEESFINFNRASMPLIEIVSEPDMRNSEEAYRYLNLVKDALKYTKISDVSMELGSLRCDANISVMQKGAKEFGTRVEVKNLNSFKGVARAIDYEISRQIEEIENGGEINQETRLWDEESQVTRVMRSKEEAMDYRFFPEPDLVRIVITDEQLERLEGEMPESKIAKIARFVTDYKISENDAETLSNSIELADYFEKTVASSNNSKLSCNWILTEVLRVLKDNNKTIEEFSINSEELGEIIKLIDKGAISSKIAKKLFEIKLNDERSPIKIVEDEKMAQVADTSEIEKMVVEVVANNPKLVEDYKVADEGRKPRVIKGLMGQVMKASKGKANPKMVMDILTEKLS; from the coding sequence ATGGCTAGAGAATGGGAATCAGTAATTGGACTAGAGATACATTGCCAATTAGATACAAAAACAAAAGTATGGTGTGGATGTAGTAGTGACTACGATAACTCACCAGAAAATACACATACATGTCCAATATGTTTGGGACATCCTGGAGCACTACCAAAACTTAATAAAAAAGTGTTAGATTACGCAATCAAAGCAGGATTTGCATTAAATTGCGATATAAATAAAGAAAGTAAATTTGATAGAAAAAACTATTTCTATCCAGATACTCCTAAAAACTACCAAATAACTCAATTTGATCATCCATATGCTGAAGGTGGGCACATAGATATTAAATTATCTAATGGAGACGATAAGAGAATAGGAGTTACTAGAATCCATATAGAAGAAGATGCAGGAAAATCTATCCATGCAGGGGAAGAATCTTTTATAAACTTTAACAGAGCATCTATGCCTCTTATAGAGATTGTATCTGAACCAGATATGAGAAATTCAGAGGAAGCATACCGATATTTAAACTTGGTAAAAGATGCGTTGAAGTACACAAAAATTTCAGATGTTTCTATGGAATTAGGATCTCTTAGATGTGATGCTAACATATCTGTAATGCAGAAAGGAGCCAAAGAATTTGGTACAAGGGTAGAGGTAAAAAACCTGAACTCATTTAAAGGTGTAGCCCGTGCTATCGACTATGAGATCAGTAGACAAATAGAAGAAATAGAAAATGGTGGAGAAATCAACCAAGAAACTAGATTATGGGATGAAGAATCACAAGTAACTAGAGTGATGAGAAGTAAGGAAGAAGCTATGGACTATAGATTTTTCCCTGAACCAGACCTAGTAAGAATAGTAATCACAGATGAACAATTAGAAAGATTAGAAGGGGAAATGCCAGAATCTAAAATAGCTAAGATAGCAAGGTTTGTAACTGATTATAAGATCAGTGAAAATGATGCTGAGACACTATCTAATAGTATTGAATTAGCTGATTACTTTGAAAAAACGGTAGCTTCTTCTAACAATTCTAAACTTAGTTGTAACTGGATCTTAACAGAGGTACTTAGAGTTTTAAAAGATAATAATAAAACTATTGAGGAATTTTCTATCAATTCAGAGGAACTAGGAGAGATAATAAAATTAATCGATAAGGGAGCTATATCAAGTAAGATAGCTAAAAAATTATTTGAGATTAAATTAAATGATGAAAGATCTCCTATAAAAATAGTAGAAGATGAAAAAATGGCACAGGTAGCTGATACTTCTGAAATTGAAAAGATGGTAGTAGAAGTAGTAGCAAATAATCCTAAATTAGTAGAAGATTATAAAGTGGCTGATGAAGGAAGAAAACCAAGGGTTATAAAAGGACTTATGGGGCAAGTAATGAAAGCATCTAAAGGAAAAGCAAATCCTAAGATGGTTATGGATATATTAACAGAAAAATTATCATAA
- a CDS encoding penicillin-binding protein — MENKRKIIRIINLLIIFLIILFFLLDKITVAVSLLIIFLFGNTVRLVLKRSKGMELFNQRTYLFSFVMILFFGILGLRLVQVQLLKHEKFTDLAKQQSYGKYYLNGKRGKILDSTGRELAYDVDVYKVIIDPKRFYKLKEKDEIVGELKKIQPFTVKNFKTKLKDSYSKNKRYIKIMNKVNEVEKNKIDEILSKYKIKANEIYFEHSTQRKYFSYNELAPIVGFMGAYSGKERRKLGAYGVERYYDKYLKSNKIEKNGYYTNFRNLLLPTEKKNNDFLEKDGNNVQLTIDYYIQYILDDEMQKQFKKVTPKSAVGIIMEPNSGKILAMSSYPRAKNIAYLNNRAIRSQYEMGSIFKPVIMAAAYEEGVINDNTRLDNPNGYIMRYGHKIRDSDSHGVGQISPQTVMRVSSNVGMSLISEKFDSPTFEKYLKEFNLYERTGIDTFGELAPRQLPYKRWDGMKKYTMSYGQGIAITPLQMIAALSTTVNGGIYYEPYLVENIKTPGGVTIKRNIPNPERRVISEKTSKKIREMLKETVEKGTGRNGGISGYSIGGKTGTAQISGRGGYLKHEYMSSFMGIFPAENPKYIMLIMFEKPNAESYWRKFGAWVAAPVFKDTLDRILKYKGITPENVDILKEGNYTNTLSENLDLDILPDFKGTGVRLALMIANKYGIEIVIDGKGQVVQQDPKAGTKIEDVKKIKIKLR; from the coding sequence GTGGAAAATAAAAGGAAGATAATAAGAATAATAAATCTACTTATAATTTTTCTGATAATATTATTCTTTTTACTCGATAAGATTACTGTTGCAGTGTCTTTACTTATAATTTTTTTATTCGGAAATACAGTTAGATTAGTCCTCAAAAGATCCAAAGGTATGGAACTATTTAATCAGAGAACATATTTATTTTCCTTTGTCATGATACTTTTTTTTGGTATTTTAGGTTTGAGATTAGTTCAAGTCCAACTGTTGAAACATGAAAAGTTTACAGATTTAGCAAAGCAGCAAAGTTATGGTAAATACTATCTCAATGGTAAAAGGGGAAAGATACTAGATTCTACAGGAAGGGAGTTAGCCTATGATGTAGATGTCTATAAAGTTATAATAGATCCAAAAAGATTTTACAAACTAAAAGAAAAAGATGAAATAGTAGGGGAACTAAAAAAAATACAGCCCTTTACTGTGAAAAATTTTAAAACTAAACTGAAAGACAGTTATAGTAAAAATAAAAGATATATAAAGATAATGAATAAGGTCAATGAGGTTGAAAAGAATAAAATTGACGAAATATTATCTAAATATAAGATCAAAGCTAATGAAATATATTTTGAACATTCAACTCAAAGAAAATATTTTTCTTATAATGAATTAGCACCGATAGTTGGATTTATGGGAGCTTATTCAGGGAAAGAGAGGAGAAAATTAGGAGCTTATGGGGTCGAAAGATACTATGACAAGTATTTAAAAAGTAATAAAATAGAAAAAAATGGGTATTATACTAATTTTAGAAACTTACTCCTCCCAACAGAGAAAAAAAATAATGATTTTTTAGAAAAAGATGGAAATAATGTACAGTTGACTATAGATTATTATATCCAATATATTTTAGATGATGAGATGCAAAAACAATTCAAAAAGGTAACTCCTAAATCAGCTGTAGGGATAATAATGGAACCTAATAGCGGGAAAATATTGGCTATGTCTAGTTATCCGAGAGCAAAGAATATAGCATACTTAAATAATAGAGCTATAAGATCGCAATATGAGATGGGGTCGATATTTAAACCTGTAATCATGGCTGCAGCATATGAGGAAGGGGTAATAAACGATAATACTAGACTTGATAATCCAAATGGGTATATTATGAGGTATGGTCATAAAATAAGAGATAGTGATTCCCATGGGGTAGGACAAATAAGTCCCCAGACAGTTATGAGAGTATCTAGTAATGTAGGGATGTCACTGATCTCAGAAAAGTTTGATTCGCCGACATTCGAAAAATATCTAAAGGAATTTAACCTGTATGAGAGAACAGGAATAGATACATTTGGAGAATTGGCTCCAAGACAACTTCCTTATAAAAGATGGGATGGGATGAAAAAATATACTATGTCCTATGGTCAGGGGATAGCTATAACGCCTCTTCAAATGATTGCAGCTTTATCTACCACTGTAAATGGTGGAATATATTATGAGCCTTACTTGGTAGAAAACATAAAAACTCCTGGAGGAGTGACAATCAAAAGAAATATCCCTAACCCTGAAAGGCGGGTTATTTCTGAAAAAACTTCTAAAAAGATAAGGGAGATGCTCAAGGAAACGGTGGAAAAAGGTACTGGTAGAAATGGTGGAATATCTGGATATTCTATTGGAGGAAAGACAGGGACAGCGCAGATAAGTGGTCGAGGAGGATATCTCAAACATGAGTATATGTCTTCATTTATGGGAATATTTCCAGCAGAAAATCCTAAATATATAATGCTGATTATGTTTGAAAAACCCAATGCAGAGAGTTACTGGAGAAAATTTGGTGCCTGGGTAGCTGCTCCAGTATTTAAGGATACCTTGGATAGAATATTGAAATATAAGGGGATAACTCCTGAAAATGTAGATATTTTAAAAGAGGGAAACTATACAAATACCCTATCTGAAAATTTAGATTTGGATATATTGCCGGATTTTAAAGGTACTGGTGTGAGGTTAGCCTTAATGATAGCCAATAAATATGGGATTGAGATAGTAATTGATGGTAAAGGGCAGGTAGTGCAGCAAGATCCTAAAGCAGGAACAAAGATTGAAGATGTAAAAAAAATAAAGATAAAATTAAGGTAG
- the priA gene encoding replication restart helicase PriA, whose product MNCVLYVEGVENGFYTYSDREKKYKVGDHVWINFRRTKKVGVVLCEDSSSDHEFKISEILGQVEEQVSYSKELIALFLWIKNYYLCNFGDIIGVSRPKNIKISYSKRIVFNKSIIPMDENEREFIEYITKKQTAAKTTMVQKFGKKLLDKFIKSKVVLENNTIKENKYLKNKENSIKYRYNRKKSHLTAEQAEVKNKILEGTKKYYLLKGITGSGKTEIYIELVKDALEKEGGAIFLVPEISLTPQMIDRFKKEFDEIAILHSRLTAKDRATEWKDIYSGKKRVVLGVRSAIFAPVKDLKYIIIDEEHEGTYKQDSNPRYNAKYVAIKRAEIEGAKVLLGSATPSIESYYHATQGVFQLLELKKRYGEAIEPNMKLVDMKGEKNDFFSEDLIDHMGARLRKNEQIMLLLNRKGYSTFVQCHECGHIETCPHCSISLSYYKKDGLYKCNYCEYTKKYSNTCSNCREKSLEFSGKGTERVESELNELFDLPILRVDSETTKTRDSHNRIYSDFLNKKYNIMVGTQMISKGFHFPEVTLVGIINSDSILNFPDFRAGEKTFQLVSQAAGRAGRAEKKGEVIVQTYQPDNYVIQKIINNDYQGFYEEEIENRKILSYPPFSRIINVIISSKEEDGLEEYSNKFYKEIQKDTLEMYGPMAPPIYKMGGNYRSQIFIKGSRHEINKLKGNIAETVLKFKNNDKKNKYRIIVDVDPINLM is encoded by the coding sequence ATGAACTGTGTACTGTATGTAGAGGGAGTAGAAAATGGTTTTTACACCTACTCAGATAGAGAAAAAAAATATAAGGTTGGAGACCATGTTTGGATTAATTTCAGGAGAACTAAGAAAGTTGGGGTAGTTCTATGTGAAGACAGTTCGAGTGATCATGAGTTTAAAATAAGTGAAATTTTAGGCCAGGTGGAGGAACAGGTATCCTATTCGAAAGAGTTGATAGCTCTTTTTCTATGGATAAAAAATTATTATCTCTGTAATTTTGGGGATATTATAGGAGTATCAAGACCTAAAAATATAAAAATTTCATATAGCAAAAGAATTGTTTTCAATAAATCTATTATACCTATGGATGAAAATGAAAGGGAATTTATCGAGTATATCACTAAAAAACAGACAGCTGCTAAAACTACAATGGTACAAAAATTTGGTAAAAAACTACTGGATAAGTTTATAAAATCCAAAGTTGTATTAGAAAATAATACAATTAAAGAAAATAAGTATTTAAAAAATAAAGAAAATAGTATAAAATATAGATACAATAGAAAAAAATCACACCTGACTGCGGAGCAGGCAGAGGTAAAAAATAAAATACTAGAAGGTACTAAAAAATATTATCTTTTAAAAGGGATAACTGGTTCAGGGAAAACAGAGATATATATCGAACTTGTAAAGGATGCATTGGAGAAAGAGGGAGGAGCTATATTCTTAGTTCCAGAGATCTCTCTTACACCTCAAATGATAGACCGATTTAAAAAAGAATTCGATGAAATTGCGATTTTACACAGTAGACTAACAGCAAAGGACAGAGCCACTGAATGGAAAGATATTTATTCTGGTAAAAAAAGAGTTGTGTTAGGTGTGCGATCTGCAATATTTGCCCCTGTAAAAGATCTTAAATACATCATAATTGATGAGGAACATGAGGGTACCTATAAGCAGGATAGTAATCCTAGATACAATGCAAAATATGTGGCTATAAAAAGAGCTGAGATAGAGGGTGCCAAGGTGCTTTTAGGATCAGCTACACCATCTATAGAATCTTATTATCATGCCACCCAGGGAGTATTTCAATTATTGGAATTGAAAAAAAGATATGGGGAAGCAATCGAACCAAATATGAAATTAGTGGACATGAAGGGCGAAAAAAATGATTTTTTTAGTGAAGATCTAATAGATCATATGGGAGCAAGGCTGAGAAAAAATGAGCAGATAATGCTTCTCTTGAATAGAAAGGGGTATTCGACCTTTGTTCAATGCCATGAATGTGGGCATATAGAGACCTGTCCTCATTGCTCTATTTCACTTAGTTATTATAAAAAAGATGGCCTTTATAAGTGTAATTATTGTGAATATACTAAAAAATATTCCAATACTTGCAGTAATTGTAGGGAAAAATCACTGGAATTTTCAGGGAAAGGTACCGAGAGGGTAGAATCGGAGTTAAATGAACTCTTTGATCTTCCTATTTTACGTGTAGATTCAGAAACCACCAAGACGAGAGATTCACATAACAGAATATATTCTGATTTTTTAAATAAAAAATACAATATAATGGTAGGAACACAGATGATATCTAAAGGATTTCATTTTCCAGAGGTAACTCTTGTAGGAATAATAAATTCTGATAGTATATTAAATTTTCCAGATTTTAGAGCTGGAGAAAAGACTTTTCAACTGGTTAGTCAGGCAGCAGGCCGGGCAGGGCGAGCCGAAAAAAAAGGTGAAGTTATAGTCCAGACATATCAACCTGATAACTACGTAATTCAAAAGATTATAAATAATGATTACCAGGGATTTTATGAAGAGGAAATAGAGAATAGAAAGATTCTTAGCTACCCTCCGTTTTCTCGGATAATAAATGTTATTATATCCTCAAAAGAAGAGGATGGATTGGAAGAATACAGTAATAAGTTCTATAAGGAAATACAAAAGGATACTTTAGAGATGTATGGACCTATGGCTCCTCCAATCTACAAGATGGGTGGAAATTATAGGAGTCAGATATTTATAAAGGGAAGCCGTCACGAGATAAATAAATTAAAGGGAAATATAGCAGAAACTGTGCTAAAATTTAAAAACAACGATAAAAAAAACAAATACAGGATAATAGTGGATGTAGATCCGATAAATTTAATGTAA
- the def gene encoding peptide deformylase — MIYEIRTYGDPVLRDKNKNVEEIDDDIREILDGMVETMRDISGIGLAAPQVGINLRMFVVEAEEGVVKKVINPEFLEYSKHCVDHEEGCLSVPGIHKKVKRPESLKVRYLNENSESVEEELDELWARAFQHENDHLEGILFVDKIAPVAKRLVSKKLLSMKKETLKKLGK; from the coding sequence ATGATTTACGAAATAAGAACATATGGAGATCCAGTACTTAGGGATAAAAACAAAAATGTAGAAGAAATTGATGATGACATCAGAGAAATATTGGACGGTATGGTAGAAACTATGAGGGACATAAGCGGGATAGGATTAGCTGCTCCCCAGGTAGGGATCAACCTTAGAATGTTTGTAGTAGAAGCAGAGGAAGGAGTAGTTAAAAAAGTAATAAATCCTGAATTTTTAGAATACTCTAAACATTGTGTAGACCACGAGGAAGGCTGCCTTAGTGTTCCTGGAATACATAAGAAGGTAAAGAGACCAGAAAGTTTAAAAGTAAGATATTTAAATGAAAATAGTGAAAGTGTAGAAGAGGAATTAGATGAGCTTTGGGCTCGTGCATTCCAACATGAAAACGATCATTTAGAGGGGATTTTATTTGTGGATAAGATAGCACCTGTAGCTAAAAGATTGGTAAGTAAAAAATTATTGAGCATGAAAAAAGAAACGTTGAAAAAATTAGGAAAATAA
- the def gene encoding peptide deformylase, translated as MIYEIKTYGDSALRGENKNIEEVDDSIKEILDSMVETMRNINGVGLAAPQVGINLKMFVMEAEEGIIRKIINPEFIQYSEIQIDHEEGCLSVPGIYKKVKRPESLKVRYLNENGESIEEELGESWARVFQHESDHLEGILFVDKIAPVAKRLVSKKLLSMKKETLKKLGK; from the coding sequence TTGATATACGAGATAAAAACATATGGAGATTCTGCTTTAAGAGGTGAAAATAAAAATATAGAAGAAGTAGATGATAGCATAAAGGAAATTTTAGATAGTATGGTAGAAACTATGAGAAATATAAATGGTGTAGGGTTAGCAGCTCCTCAAGTAGGAATTAATCTTAAAATGTTTGTTATGGAAGCGGAAGAAGGGATAATAAGAAAAATAATAAATCCTGAATTTATTCAATATTCTGAAATACAAATTGATCATGAGGAAGGCTGTCTAAGTGTACCAGGAATTTATAAAAAAGTGAAAAGACCAGAAAGTTTAAAAGTAAGATATTTAAATGAAAATGGTGAAAGTATAGAAGAGGAGCTAGGTGAATCGTGGGCTCGTGTATTCCAACATGAAAGCGATCATTTAGAGGGGATTTTATTTGTGGATAAGATAGCACCTGTAGCTAAAAGATTGGTAAGTAAAAAATTATTGAGCATGAAAAAAGAAACGTTGAAAAAATTAGGAAAATAA
- the fmt gene encoding methionyl-tRNA formyltransferase, protein MRILFMGTPEFALNSLKTLDENHDVIGIFTKIDKPNSRGKKIKFNPIKQYGLDNEITVYQPNSVKTKETIELVKELNPDLIVVVAYGKILPQELIDIPKKGIINVHSSLLPKYRGAAPIHAAIINGEKESGVTIMDIVQELDAGDIILQAKTPIDEMDTLEDLHDRLAVIGSEALLKAVNMIESGVATRTPQDETKVTFVKPIKKEECEIHWDHSMERIYNFIRGLNPFPSAYSFCNEKLYKIYFVEKYDRVYDGELGEVVDLVKGKGPVIKVLDGSLIITSIKPENKRKMTGADLVNGNYIKMGEKFSIGSKVIQL, encoded by the coding sequence TTGAGAATATTATTTATGGGAACACCTGAATTTGCATTAAATTCACTTAAAACACTAGATGAAAATCATGATGTTATTGGGATTTTTACTAAGATAGATAAACCTAATAGCAGAGGAAAAAAAATAAAGTTTAACCCGATTAAACAATATGGATTAGATAATGAGATAACTGTATATCAGCCTAATTCAGTAAAGACAAAGGAAACAATAGAATTAGTAAAAGAATTAAATCCAGATCTTATCGTAGTGGTAGCTTATGGTAAGATATTACCGCAGGAATTGATAGATATCCCTAAAAAAGGAATAATTAATGTTCACTCATCCCTTTTGCCTAAATATAGAGGGGCTGCTCCAATCCATGCTGCCATAATAAATGGTGAGAAAGAAAGTGGAGTTACTATAATGGATATAGTACAAGAATTGGATGCCGGGGATATAATATTACAGGCTAAAACACCGATAGATGAAATGGATACATTAGAGGACCTACACGACAGATTAGCTGTAATAGGAAGCGAAGCGTTGTTGAAGGCTGTAAACATGATAGAAAGCGGAGTAGCTACTAGAACTCCTCAGGATGAAACAAAGGTAACTTTTGTTAAACCTATAAAAAAAGAGGAATGTGAGATACATTGGGATCATTCTATGGAAAGAATATATAATTTTATAAGGGGATTAAACCCGTTTCCATCAGCATATTCATTCTGTAATGAAAAATTATACAAGATCTATTTTGTAGAAAAATATGACAGAGTTTATGATGGTGAACTTGGAGAAGTAGTGGACCTGGTTAAAGGAAAGGGTCCGGTTATAAAGGTATTAGATGGAAGTTTAATAATAACCAGTATAAAACCTGAAAATAAAAGGAAAATGACTGGAGCAGACTTAGTAAATGGAAACTATATAAAAATGGGGGAAAAATTTAGTATAGGCAGTAAAGTAATTCAATTATAG
- a CDS encoding redox-sensing transcriptional repressor Rex: MIIKEKRNGISSRVIERLTKYLRCLENLSPEDYISSEELAVKMGFTAAQIRKDLSNFGEFGIRGKGYQIRTLYSDIERILGVHKTNNIIVIGAGRLGGALVSEPEFTKESFNIIGVFDNSDTKIGTEMKGIKIRDVKEIPYFLQSKDRVDVAILTVPKKVAQQMAVVLVESGVKSILNFAPINLEVPDHIAVQNIDLYAKLQELNYWKEQLINND, from the coding sequence GTGATTATAAAAGAAAAAAGAAATGGTATATCCTCAAGGGTAATAGAGAGATTGACTAAATATTTGAGATGTTTAGAAAATTTATCACCTGAAGATTATATATCTTCAGAGGAACTAGCAGTTAAAATGGGATTCACCGCAGCTCAGATTAGGAAAGACTTATCTAATTTTGGTGAATTTGGTATAAGAGGAAAAGGTTATCAAATCAGAACTCTTTACAGCGACATTGAAAGAATATTAGGAGTACACAAAACAAACAATATAATAGTTATAGGAGCGGGAAGACTTGGTGGAGCATTGGTATCAGAGCCCGAGTTCACAAAAGAAAGCTTCAATATAATAGGAGTATTTGATAATTCTGACACTAAGATTGGAACTGAAATGAAAGGAATTAAGATCAGAGATGTAAAGGAAATTCCATACTTTTTACAATCTAAAGACAGAGTGGATGTAGCGATATTAACAGTGCCTAAAAAAGTAGCACAGCAAATGGCTGTAGTATTGGTGGAATCAGGGGTAAAATCAATTTTAAATTTTGCACCAATAAACTTAGAGGTACCGGATCATATAGCGGTACAAAATATAGATCTATATGCAAAGTTACAGGAATTAAATTACTGGAAGGAGCAGCTAATAAATAATGACTAA
- the folD gene encoding bifunctional methylenetetrahydrofolate dehydrogenase/methenyltetrahydrofolate cyclohydrolase FolD — translation MTKIIDGKKISANIKEEIKLEVERITEGGQRAPGLAVVIVGENPASKVYVNSKVKTCGALGIYSEKYNLDSEITESELLKLIEELNDKEEIDGILVQLPLPKHIDEDKIIEAIKPNKDVDGFHPINLGKLVIGKNGFKSCTPYGIMELLKRYELDLNGKDVVIVGRSNIVGKPLSIMLTNKNATVTLCHSRTKNLAEKTLNADIVIVAIGREKFLTEDMVKEGSIVIDVGINRNKLGKLCGDVDFENVSKKTSLITPVPGGVGPMTIAMLMKNTVKSRVEKI, via the coding sequence ATGACTAAAATAATAGATGGTAAAAAGATATCAGCGAATATTAAAGAAGAGATAAAGTTAGAGGTAGAGAGAATAACTGAGGGTGGCCAACGAGCACCAGGATTAGCGGTAGTTATTGTAGGAGAAAATCCTGCCTCAAAAGTTTATGTGAACTCAAAAGTAAAAACATGTGGTGCTTTAGGCATATATTCTGAAAAATATAATTTGGATTCTGAAATTACAGAGTCTGAACTTTTAAAATTAATTGAAGAATTAAATGATAAAGAGGAAATAGACGGGATATTAGTTCAACTGCCACTGCCCAAACATATAGACGAAGATAAAATAATAGAAGCAATAAAACCAAATAAGGATGTAGATGGATTTCACCCTATAAACTTAGGTAAATTAGTTATAGGAAAGAATGGGTTTAAATCTTGCACTCCATATGGTATTATGGAGTTGTTAAAAAGATATGAGCTAGATTTGAATGGTAAAGATGTAGTGATAGTAGGCAGAAGTAACATAGTTGGAAAACCATTGTCGATTATGCTGACCAATAAAAATGCAACTGTAACTCTATGCCACAGTAGAACAAAGAATTTAGCGGAAAAAACTTTGAATGCTGATATAGTGATAGTTGCTATAGGAAGGGAAAAGTTTTTGACTGAAGATATGGTCAAAGAAGGAAGTATAGTAATAGATGTAGGTATCAATAGAAATAAGTTAGGTAAACTATGTGGAGATGTAGATTTTGAGAATGTATCTAAAAAAACATCATTAATAACACCTGTACCAGGTGGAGTAGGACCTATGACAATAGCGATGCTTATGAAAAATACAGTAAAATCAAGAGTGGAAAAAATATAA